From Micromonospora echinospora:
CACAGATGATCAGCTTCGGCCGGTGCGCCCGGGCCAGGTCACGCACCTCGTCGTAGTCGATCGTCTCGGTGTCCGGCCGGACGGTGTAGCCGACCGGGTGGAACCACTTGCCGGAGAAGTTCACCCGGCTGCCGTGCGTCAGGTGCCCGCCGTGCGGCAGGTCCATGGCCAGCACCGTGTCGCCCGGCTGCGCCAGGGCGGCGTACGCGGCCAGGTTGGCGCTCGCGCCGGAGTGCGGCTGGAGGTTGGCGTGCTCGGCGCCGAACAGGTCCTTGGCCCGGGCGATGCCCAGCTCCTCGGCGCGGTCCACCTCGGCACAGCCGCCGTAGTAGCGCCGGCCCGGGTAGCCCTCGGCGTACTTGTTGGTGAGGGTGGAGCCGAGCGCGGCCAGCACCGCGGGCGAGGTGAGGTTCTCGCTGGCGATCAGTTGCAGGCCGCCGCGCAGCCGGTCCAGCTCCCCCAGCACCACCTCGGCGATCTCCGGGTCGACGGTACTGAGCTGCTGGAAGTCCGGCCCCCAGAAGGTGTCCCTCGCGTTCTCCACAGCGAAGGAGTCTACGGAGCCGCAGACTGGAGACCGTGAGATGCCTCGTCACCGGCGCGACCGGCTACATCGGCGGGCGCCTCGCGCCCCGGCTGCTGGCCGAGGGCCACACCGTACGCTGCCTGGCCCGCACGGCCGGGCGGCTGCGGGACGTGCCCTGGGCGGCCGACGCGGAGGTCGTCGAGGGCGACCTGCGCCGCCCGGAGACGCTGCCGTCCGCGTTCGAGGGCGTGGAGGTCGCGTACTACCTGGTCCACTCGCTCGGGCAGCGCGGCTTCGAGGCGGCCGACCGGGAGGCGGCGACCAACTTCGCCGAGGCGGCGCGCGCCGCGGGCGTACGCCGGATCGTGTACCTCGGCGGGCCGGAGCCGGCGGAGCGCGACGGCCTGCCGTCGGCGCACCTGCGCTCCCGGGCGGAGGTCGCGCGGATCCTGCTGGACAGCGGCGTGCCGACGGCGGTGCTGCGCGCCGCGGTGATCATCGGATCCGGCTCGGCCTCGTTCGAGATGCTGCGGTACCTGACCGAGCGGCTGCCGGCGATGGTCACACCACGCTGGGTACGCAACCGGATCCAGCCGATCGCGGTCCGGGACGTGCTGCGCTACCTGGCCGGATGCGCGCACCTGCCGCCGGAGGTGAACCGGGCCTTCGACATCGGCGGCCCGGACGTGCTGACCTTCACCGAGATGATGCAGCGCTACGCCCGGGTGGCCGGGCTGCGGCACCGGGTCATCCTGCCGGTACGCCCGCTCACGCCGTCGCTCTCCTCGCACTGGGTCGGCCTGATCACGCCGGTGCCGAACGCGATCGCCCGGCCGCTGGTGGAGAGCCTGGTGCACGAGGCGGTGGCGCACGAGCACGACATCGCGGCGTACGTGCCGGACCCGCCCGAGGGGCTGACCGGCTTCGACCAGGCGGTCGCGCTGGCGCTGACGAAGGTACGCGACGCGCAGGTGGAGACGCGCTGGTCGAACGCGAGCGGCCCGGACGCGCCCGCCGAGCCGCTGCCCTCGGACCCGCGCTGGTCCGGTGGCACCGCCTACACCGACCTGCGGGAGCGGGCGGTGGACGCGCCACCGGAGGCGCTGTGGCGGGTCATCGAGGGCGTCGGCGGCGAGAACGGCTGGTACTCGTTCCCGCTCGCCTGGTCGGTGCGCGGCTGGATGGACCGGCTGATCGGCGGCGTCGGGCTGCGCCGGGGCCGGCGCGACCCGCACCGGCTCCAGGTCGGCGAGGCGCTGGACTTCTGGCGGGTCGAGGAGATCGTCCCGGGCGAACTGCTCCGGCTGCGCGCCGAGATGCGACTGCCCGGCCGGGCCTGGCTGGAGATGCGCGCCGAGCCGGACGGGGACGGCGGCAGCCGCTACGTCCAGCGCGCCGTGTTCCTTCCGCGCGGCCTGCCCGGCCATCTCTACTGGGCCTCGGTGGCGCCGTTCCACGCCGTCGTCTTCGGCGGCATGGCCCGCAACATCGCCCGGGGGGCCGAAAACCCTGGCAGTTAGGAAGGAGAGCCGTTCTGCAGCGCGGGGCCGAGGAGCAGTCCCCCGTCGATGACGTACTCGGCGCCGGTGATGAAGGCCGCGTCCGGCGACGTGAGGAACAACAACAGCGCGGTGATGTCGGCGGGCTGCCCGAGTCGCGGGACGGCGAACGGCTCGGGCGAGTAGAAGTCGGCGATCGGGGTGTCGCTGCCGGCCGCCGGCTCGGTGATGAACGGCGTGGCGATCACGCCCGGGTGGATCGCGTTGACGCGGATGTTGTCGCGGCCCAGCTCAAGGGCGGCGGTCCGGGTGAGCCCCCGAACCGCCCACTTGCTGGCCACATAGGGCGCGTAGAAGGCGGTACCGCCCATGCCCATTGTGGAGCCGATGTTGACGATCGCTCCTCCCCCCGCCCGCCGCAGCGCCGGGGCGGCTGCCTTGATGCCGAGGAACGTGCCGGTGAGGTTGACGTCGAGGATGCGAGCCCACGTGGCCCGGTCGGTGGACTCGATGAGGGCCGGCGGGTTCTGCACCCC
This genomic window contains:
- a CDS encoding SDR family oxidoreductase — protein: MRCLVTGATGYIGGRLAPRLLAEGHTVRCLARTAGRLRDVPWAADAEVVEGDLRRPETLPSAFEGVEVAYYLVHSLGQRGFEAADREAATNFAEAARAAGVRRIVYLGGPEPAERDGLPSAHLRSRAEVARILLDSGVPTAVLRAAVIIGSGSASFEMLRYLTERLPAMVTPRWVRNRIQPIAVRDVLRYLAGCAHLPPEVNRAFDIGGPDVLTFTEMMQRYARVAGLRHRVILPVRPLTPSLSSHWVGLITPVPNAIARPLVESLVHEAVAHEHDIAAYVPDPPEGLTGFDQAVALALTKVRDAQVETRWSNASGPDAPAEPLPSDPRWSGGTAYTDLRERAVDAPPEALWRVIEGVGGENGWYSFPLAWSVRGWMDRLIGGVGLRRGRRDPHRLQVGEALDFWRVEEIVPGELLRLRAEMRLPGRAWLEMRAEPDGDGGSRYVQRAVFLPRGLPGHLYWASVAPFHAVVFGGMARNIARGAENPGS
- a CDS encoding SDR family NAD(P)-dependent oxidoreductase; translation: MSRFANQTVLVTGGTGGQGASHVRALHAEGANVVIGATSAERGADLAAELGPRARFVRLDVSREESWAAAVAETEKAFGALTILVNNAGVQNPPALIESTDRATWARILDVNLTGTFLGIKAAAPALRRAGGGAIVNIGSTMGMGGTAFYAPYVASKWAVRGLTRTAALELGRDNIRVNAIHPGVIATPFITEPAAGSDTPIADFYSPEPFAVPRLGQPADITALLLFLTSPDAAFITGAEYVIDGGLLLGPALQNGSPS